From Arachis stenosperma cultivar V10309 chromosome 2, arast.V10309.gnm1.PFL2, whole genome shotgun sequence, one genomic window encodes:
- the LOC130961474 gene encoding acireductone dioxygenase 2-like isoform X2, translated as MASSIKDPREEVLQAWYMDDSEEDQRLPHHKEPKQFVSLEQLAELGVLSWRLDADNHETDPELKKIREERGYTYMDVCEVCPEKLPNYEEKIKSFFEEHLHTDEEIRFCAAGSGYFDVRDRNDAWIRVWVKKGGMIILPAGIYHRFTLDESNYIKVLIVYDSTNDSLTVAN; from the exons ATGGCTTCCTCCATCAAG GATCCCCGAGAGGAAGTCCTTCAAGCATGGTACATGGATGATAGCGAAGAAGATCAGAGGCTTCCTCACCACAAAGAACCCAAGCAGTTTGTGTCATTGGAGCAACTTGCCG AACTTGGAGTTCTTAGTTGGCGATTGGATGCTGATAACCATGAAACAGATCCAGAGCTGAAAAAGATCCGTGAAGAACGGGGCTATACCTACATG GATGTCTGTGAGGTCTGCCCGGAAAAGTTGCCaaattatgaagaaaaaatcaaaagttTCTTTGAAGAACACCTTCACACTGATGAGGAGATCCGCTTTTGTGCTGCTGGAAGTG GTTATTTTGATGTTAGAGATCGAAATGATGCTTGGATTCGTGTATGGGTAAAGAAAGGAGGAATGATCATCTTACCTGCTGGAATTTATCATCGCTTCACACTTGATGAGAGCAACTACATTAAGGTGTTGATCGTATATGACAGTA CTAATGATTCTCTAACAGTTGCAAATTGA
- the LOC130961474 gene encoding acireductone dioxygenase 2-like isoform X1, translating into MASSIKDPREEVLQAWYMDDSEEDQRLPHHKEPKQFVSLEQLAELGVLSWRLDADNHETDPELKKIREERGYTYMDVCEVCPEKLPNYEEKIKSFFEEHLHTDEEIRFCAAGSGYFDVRDRNDAWIRVWVKKGGMIILPAGIYHRFTLDESNYIKALRFFVGEPIWTPYNRPHDHLPAREEYIKAFVENDVAKQTVDAAA; encoded by the exons ATGGCTTCCTCCATCAAG GATCCCCGAGAGGAAGTCCTTCAAGCATGGTACATGGATGATAGCGAAGAAGATCAGAGGCTTCCTCACCACAAAGAACCCAAGCAGTTTGTGTCATTGGAGCAACTTGCCG AACTTGGAGTTCTTAGTTGGCGATTGGATGCTGATAACCATGAAACAGATCCAGAGCTGAAAAAGATCCGTGAAGAACGGGGCTATACCTACATG GATGTCTGTGAGGTCTGCCCGGAAAAGTTGCCaaattatgaagaaaaaatcaaaagttTCTTTGAAGAACACCTTCACACTGATGAGGAGATCCGCTTTTGTGCTGCTGGAAGTG GTTATTTTGATGTTAGAGATCGAAATGATGCTTGGATTCGTGTATGGGTAAAGAAAGGAGGAATGATCATCTTACCTGCTGGAATTTATCATCGCTTCACACTTGATGAGAGCAACTACATTAAG GCTTTGCGATTTTTCGTTGGTGAACCAATTTGGACTCCGTACAATCGCCCACACGATCATCTGCCTGCAAG AGAGGAATATATCAAGGCTTTTGTGGAAAATGATGTTGCCAAACAAACTGTTGATGCCGCTGCCTAA